The Oxyura jamaicensis isolate SHBP4307 breed ruddy duck chromosome 24, BPBGC_Ojam_1.0, whole genome shotgun sequence genome contains a region encoding:
- the THY1 gene encoding thy-1 membrane glycoprotein, whose amino-acid sequence MNPTVGIAVILTVLQAAQCQMIKDLSACLLGQSLRVDCRYENKTSNPLTYEFSITKDNRKHVIHSTISVSENVYRSRANVTMHKNLVCLYLQSFTTSDEGVYMCELKATNDYTGNQIKNITVIKDKLEKCAGFSLLIQNTSWLLLLLLSLPLLQAVDFVSL is encoded by the exons ATGAACCCCACCGTCGGCATCGCCGTCATCCTGACAG TGCTCCAGGCCGCCCAGTGCCAGATGATCAAGGACCTGAGTGCCTGCCTGCTGGGCCAGAGCCTGCGGGTGGACTGCCGCTACGAGAACAAAACCAGCAACCCACTGACCTACGAGTTCAGCATCACCAAGGACAACAGGAAGCACGTCATCCACAGCACCATCAGCGTCTCCGAGAACGTCTACCGGAGCCGCGCCAACGTCACCATGCACAAGAACCTGGTGTGCCTCTACCTGCAGAGCTTCACCACCAGCGATGAGGGGGTCTACATGTGCGAGCTGAAGGCCACCAACGACTACACCGGCAACCAGATAAAGAACATCACTGTCATCAAAG ACAAACTGGAGAAATGCGCCGGCTTCAGCCTCTTGATCCAGAACACTTcgtggctcctgctgctcctcctttccctgcctctcctgcaAGCCGTGGACTTCGTGTccctgtga
- the USP2 gene encoding ubiquitin carboxyl-terminal hydrolase 2 translates to MRDSYTVTLPEEPPALPDLHKELRPRASMPGSLLVSTFVGLVLNKTKSSKAVQGLTGLRNLGNTCFMNSILQCLSNTRELRDYCLQNQYLRDLNNNSRMRTALMAEFAKLIQLLWTSSPNDSVSPSEFKTQIQRYAPRFVGYNQQDAQEFLRFLLDGLHGEVNRVLVRPRAGADSLDHLPDDEKSRQMWRRYQEREDSRVSDLFVGQLKSSLTCSECGYCSTAFDPFWDLSLPIPKKGYGEVTLMDCLRLFTKEDVLDGDEKPTCCRCKARTRCTKKFSIQKFPKILVLHLKRFSEARIRASKLTTFVNFQLKDLDLREFAAQSCNHAVYNLYAVSNHSGTTMGGHYTAYCKSPVSGEWHSFNDSR, encoded by the exons ATGAGGGACTCGTACACGGTGACGCTGCCCGAGGAGCCCCCCGCGCTCCCCGACCTTCACAAGGAGCTGCGCCCCCGCGCCTCCATGCCAGGGTCCCTGCTGGTCTCAACCTTCGTCGGGCTCGTCCTCAACAAGACCAAG AGCTCCAAGGCGGTGCAGGGGCTGACCGGCCTGCGGAACCTGGGCAACACG TGCTTCATGAACTCCATCCTGCAGTGCCTGAGCAACACCAGGGAGCTGCGGGATTACTGCCTGCAGAACCAGTACCTGCGGGACCTCAACAACAACAGCCGCATGCGCACCGCGCTCATGGCAG AGTTCGCCAAGCTGATCCAGCTGCTCTGGACCTCGTCCCCCAACGACAGCGTGAGCCCCTCCGAGTTCAAGACGCAGATCCAGCGATACGCCCCCCGCTTCGTCGGCTACAA CCAGCAGGACGCGCAGGAGTTCCTGCGGTTCCTCCTCGACGGGCTGCACGGCGAGGTGAACCGCGTGCTGGTGCGGCCGCGGGCCGGCGCCGACAGCCTGGACCACCTCCC CGACGACGAGAAGAGCCGCCAGATGTGGAGGAGGTACCAGGAGCGGGAGGACAGCCGGGTTAGCG ACCTCTTCGTCGGGCAGCTCAAGAGTTCCCTGACCTGCAGCGAGTGCGGCTACTGCTCCACAGCCTTCGACCCCTTCTGGGACCTCTCCCTGCCCATCCCCAAG AAAGGCTACGGCGAGGTGACGCTGATGGACTGCCTCCGGCTCTTCACCAAAGAGGACGTGCTGGATGGGGACGAGAAACCG ACGTGCTGTCGCTGCAAAGCCAGGACGAGGTGCACCAAGAAATTCAGCATCCAGAAGTTCCCCAAGATCCTGGTGCTCC accTGAAGCGCTTCTCGGAGGCCAGGATACGAGCGAGCAAGCTCACCACCTTCGTCAACTTCCAGCTGAAGGACCTGGACCTGCGGGAATTCGCCGCGCAGAGCTGCA ACCACGCCGTTTACAACCTCTACGCCGTCTCCAACCACTCGGGCACCACCATGGGGGGACACTACACCGCCTACTGCAAGAGCCCCGTCTCCGGCGAGTGGCACAGCTTCAACGACTCCCGGTGA